The nucleotide window ACAGGTGCACAAGCCTCTGAAATTATTGGTAATGACCGCGAATCTTCACAACGTGACCTATACGAGGCAATCGAGCGTGGAGAGTTCCCTAAATGGAAAATGTACATTCAAGTAATGACAGAAAAAGAAGCACGTAAATTACCATACAACCCATTCGATTTAACAAAGGTTTGGTATAAAGGTGACTTCCCATTAATCCCTGTTGGTGAATTCGAATTAAACCGCAACCCTGACAACTACTTTGCAGAAGTAGAGCAAGCGGCATTCGCACCATCAAACATTGTTCCAGGTCTAAGCTTCTCACCAGACAGAATGCTACAAGCGCGTATTTTTGCATATGCAGATGCACAGCGCTACCGTCTAGGTGTAAACCATTATCAGCTACCTGTTAACGCACCAAAATGCCCATTCCGCACATTCCATCGTGATGGCGCAATGCGCTTTGATGGCAATTTAGGCTCAACATTAAGCTACGAGCCTAACAGCTACGGTGAGTGGGAGCACAATACAGAGCTAGCAGAGCCACATTTAGCGCTTGAAGGTGGTGCAGGAATTCACGACTTCCGTGAAGATGACAACCTTTACTTCGAGCAACCTGGTAAGCTATTCCGCCTAATGTCGGCTGAACAGCAACAGCGTTTATTTGAAACAACGGCTGCTGAAATGGCACCTGTTGAAGAATTCATTAAACGTCGCCATATTTTACACTGCTACTTAGCTGACCCAGCATATGGTGAAGGTGTAGCAAAAGCGATGGGCTTAACGTTAGATGGCATGGACTTAACAAATCCATATACAAAAAAATAGTCACAATGAAAAGCTGCCGAAAAGAGTAAACAAGCCTCTTTTCTGGCAGCTTTTGCTGTAATTACTTTTTTATTAATTATTGGCGGTGTTGTTTTGTTCAACTTCTCGAACAAGCCTAAAAGCCATCATGAAGCTTCATGATGGCCTTTTCATTATCCAAATAATATTTGCGACATATAGATGACAACTGTCACTGTTAAACAGCTAACAATAGTTGAAAATAACACCGTCTGCGCCGCTGTATCTGACTCCACATCATATTCGAGTGCCAAGCTTGAGCTATTGCGTGATGTCGGGAAAGCACTTGCAATTAAGAGCGACTGTGCTACAACACCATCCAACCCTAAAGCAAATATAACGAGCAATGCAAGGGCAGGACCTACAATTAAACGAGTAAAGCAGCTAATAAAAATAACTTTGTTAAACATTGCACGCATTTCGATTTGGGAAATTTGCGCACCTAGTGTAATTAAGGCAACTGCAACAAAGCCCTCCGCCACATAGTTTAATGGGATATACAACGGTTGCGGAATTGGTATATGCAGCATATTTAATAAAATCCCTAAAATTAATGCATAAATAATCGGCATTTTAAAGAAGTCCTTCAAAATTTCCTTGCCTGATTTCGCTGTTGAAATTAAATTATACAAGCCATATGTATAGGTCGTAACATTTTGGAAAATAACCATAATCACTTGAATTGCTACGCCGATTGGCTGTGTTGCAAAAATCATTTGTGCTACAGGTATACCATAGTTACCAGAGTTAATGAGGACAACGCTATTTTTAAAAACAGCTGCCTCCTGCTTAGGTAAACGTAGCAGTTTCGCAATCAGATGGCTTAGCAGCATTTGCGAGCCAATAAAAAACAGTATGAACAGTGCGACTTGCCCAATTAAACTAAGTTGAACAGCCGTTTCATACAAATTTAGCAGCACTGCTGCTGGCATAAAGCAATATGTAATAAGCTGTGACATCGCCTTTAAATTAAAGGAAAACTTCTTTTGCAGTATTCCCCCAATGAACAGCAAGACTAAAATAGGTGTAACAATATTGAAAAAAATCATTGATAAATAGTGCATCCATCTCTCTCCTTCTTCTCCATTACACCTCGGTATAATTTTTTCAAGCATAGCTGAAAAAAAGGCGTTGAAAAGGATTTCCCTTTCCCAACACCTCCCTTTCTAAAGTAGCCCAGCTAGCTCCATCGTGATATATAATATTCTCGCCATTTCAGAGCGTGTTAAAGTGGCATTTGGACGAAATTCGCCATTTACGCTCGGTGTAAAAATATCCAATGTATCCATTAATGCGATGCTCTTTTGCTCTACCTCTGTTAGCATATAGACATCTTTATAATGCAAATTCCCTGCTTTAGATATTTGGTATACATCTACCCCTAAATAATCTAAATAGCGATCTAAAATAACTGCTGCTTGTTGGCGCGTCATTTGTCCATTCGCATTATAATAAACTCTCCCCGAGCCTGGCATAATACCTTTTTCATGTAATGCCTGTACTTCTTTTACATAGGCTTTGCCACGTACATCATTAAATGGTGTTGGGCTTGAAGAGGATAAATTAGCTGCTCTCGCTAGCATTACTGCAAAATCTGCACGTGTTACAGATTTCGTTGGTAAATAGCTGCTGCCAGAAGCTCCTGTTAAAATGCCTCTTTTCCCTAGCTCATTAATATAAAAGGCATTTGGATCACTAGCAATATCAGAATAATTTGCCTCAGAGTCAATTGCTGAAGCAACAAAATCTCCAGGCGTTTTCGTTTTCACAACAAAGGCATCATTTTTAATTGTTAGCGGTACACGAGTTCGCTTTAATTTACCCTCTGTTTGATAAATAATTGCATTTGTAGATGCCTTTAACTCCTTTTTCGGAATCGTGATTTCTAAATAATCTCTAAAGGTAATATCATTCCCACGCGATTTTACGGACAGATGGAATTTATCATTTTCAATTGTCAGCGCCACAGCTACTGTGCCACTATATCCCTTTAAATCAGTAATAGGTAATTTAACATTCACACCGTTCGATGCTGTAATCGTAATTGGCTCCTGCTGATAATAAATAATATCAGATGGAATATAGGCAAATAATTCATCACCACTTCGCACAAATTGCAAATCCGTACTACCAGGTACTATCGTTCCAAATTCATTATCTGGAATATATTTTAACGACACTGGGTCACTTGTACCCTGCGAGTCGACAATCCCTGTTAAATCCTCCTGCTTTGTATTCGGATGTGTAGGCTGCTTCGGTGGACCTGATGGGTTTTTGCCATACGCCTGTTCTAGTCTTTCTAGCTTCGATAATGTCGTCACATACTGCTTCGCCTCGTAAGAAAGGCGATTATAATAGGAACGGGCATTTGCTAACACTGTACCAGAGGACTGTCGCGTTACATTTGCCATATATCGGTCAAAGGCTGCAGCACTCGCCTTTGCCGCTGCGATAGCAGCCTCCTCCTTTGCAATTTCCTGTAATAGCTTTATTAAATAATTATAGCTTGAATTCGATACGCGATTTTTCGCTGCAACAGATAAGTTATCATAGGCACTTTTGGCTGCAAACACTTCCTCTTTTGAAGAGCTATATGTTAAGCGATTAATCATTGCCTCAACAGCCCAAGCATCTTCCTTCGCCTTTTTCTCCGCTTGCTCCTGCTCCCTTTGTATGCGCGCTTCTGCCGCTATTAATATATTAAACACTGCTGGTGTAATAAGTTTCTGCGCTTCTGCTGACAGTGCATTGTAAGCTTGACGTACCTCTCTTACTTGCTGCTCTGTAGAGCTACTTGTTAATGCTTTTATTTTTGTCTCTACTGCGGCAGCTGCTTGTTTTTCTGCATCCGACGCATCAGCAGCATAGCTAACAGGAGCTGCAACTAAAGATACCGAGGCAGATAATAGCAATGCTTGTGCAAACCGATTGTTTTTCATTTTTTCCCCTCCGAGCTACAATATATCTTAATTACAATTATAAACAAAAATACTAAAAAGACATAGGACAAATTCCATCTTGAAATTTTTCACAATATCCGTCTACACTATAAGTAAGAATTTTTTGGAAGGAGGAATTTTCTTGCTTCGATCTATTTTTAACATTTTTGTCGTTATCTCATGCTTTTTTATGTTAACGACTTTACATGCAGAGGCGGCAGGCTTTAAAGATGTATCAAAAGACCATTTCGCTTATAAAGCGGTGCTTTGGGCACAAAAATACGAGATTATTAATGGCTATAGTGATGGCACATTTAAGCCAAACGAAGTCATTACAGAGCAGCAATTCGCTAAACTGTTAACGAACTATTTTGAGCTAGATGTCGCAGAGGACGAGCTAAAAAAGCAAACAGCTCAAGAAAACTGGTCTGATGTATTTTACGACTCATTAGCAAGCTATGGTGTGCCATTAAATGGCTATTTGCATAATGGGGTTCGTTCTCAGCCTGTTAAGCGCGGTGTCGTCGCACAAGCAATTGCCCACTTAGCAGATGGCAAGCATAACTTAAATGGCTCCATTGAATTTTTGCTTGAGCATGCAATCTCAACAGGACAAAATCCAAAATACGAAAACAGCGATTTACAAAAATTTTTCGGTACAAAGAATAATATGACACGTGCTCAAGTAGTTACACTACTTTATCGTATGGATTCGATGGATTTCTACTATATCTCTGATGATGCAGAGACGATTCACGAAAATGCCAATAATCTTTCATTGAATGAACGAGCAGTACAAGCAAAAAAACAGCTAGATAGCTCCCTTCAGCAAGGACCTTCAAGCAATAATATTTGGCAAGGCAACTATAGTTATATTTATCAATGGGGCAAAGGGGCATATGAGCGTAACGCACGCTATGTAACTATTTCCAATGCAACAAGTAAGGACTTTTATGTCAAGCTTTCCGCCTACGATGGCAAATATGAAGGAACAACAGAGGGCTATGCCGTTATCACCTCTGCTAAAAAAGCAATTATGCAGGAATCTGTTAAAGGAAACCGCTGTATTATCGAGTTTGAGCATTTAAACAATGCGATAAAAGTGACAGAAATCGATTGTGGTGCAGAACGCACAAATGGCACAAATTTCTCTGGCACATTGCGGAAGCAATAATTTAAGTGCATGGAATCAAGCTTTCGACTTGATTTCATGTGCTTTATATTTTTTATAGGAATTCCTCCTCCTTGCATACTTCTCGCTCTTTAATTCAATATATAATTAACACATTTTGAAATGAGGTACAGCATTTGATTAGCACTTATACAGGCCCTATTTTTGTCGCAGCCTTAGCTTTCGTTATGCTAGCTTTTGTCATTTGGATTCCTTGGCTTATTTACACATATCGAAAATATGGCTTTTTATCAATTTCCAAAACGATTATTGTCTTTAGCTTTATATTTTACTTTTTAGCAGCGCTTTTTTTAGTATTACTACCATTGCCTGAAACAACAAATACATGTGCAATGCAAAAGCCAGACACACAATTTTTCAACTTGCGCCCATTTCAATTTGTTCAGGATATTGTATATGAAACCGATATTGCTTTGAAAAGCCCTTCAACATGGGTAGCAATTATTAAGCAGCCTCCCTTTTATCAAGCATTTTTTAACTTTTTGCTGCTAATGCCCTTCGGCGTTTATTTACGTTATTTCTTCAAGGAGCGCAAATATTGGAAGCGTGCCTTTTTATTAGGACTTGGCCTAACGTTATTTTATGAAATCACACAAGTAACAGGTATTTATGGAATATACAACTGCCCATACCGCATTTTCGATGTCGATGACTTGCTGCTTAATAGCACAGGCTCATTGCTCGGCTTTTTCATCGCCCCTGTCATTTGGGCGTTATTCCCGAGGCATACAGATGTAGTAAAGCATGGACAAGAGATGCTTGCACAAAATGCTATAACACCGCTACAAATACTTTTAGCCGTCATCGTTGACTTAGCACTTATTTCAATAAGCAATATGGCGCTAAGCTTTATAGCAATTCCACAATTTTTTATCCAAACAGCGCTTTATGTAATAATCTTTGCAATTATTCCTTTGTTATTACGCGGGGAAACATTGGGCATGAAGCTGTTAAAAATTCGATTAGTCGATGAAAGGAAAGAAGGTTTTTCTGCTATCGGCATTATGCGCCGATTCGCTGCAATTTACAGTACTTATTTAGTGTTCAAAGGCTTAAGCATTGTTAGTCATATTGAGCTAAATATGGACTCA belongs to Lysinibacillus louembei and includes:
- a CDS encoding catalase — encoded protein: MTMDKQRRFTTAGGAPVVSNHDSMSAGTRGPLLLQDVWLIEKLANFNRELIPERRMHAKGSGAFGTFTVTHDITKYTKAKIFSEIGKKTEMFARFSTVAGERGAADAERDIRGFALKFYTEEGNWDLVGNNTPVFFFRDPLHFTDLNHVVKRDPRTNMHNANSNWDFWTSLPEALHQVTIVMSDRGIPKGYRHMHGFGSHTYAMINADNERVWVKFHFRTEQGIENLTGAQASEIIGNDRESSQRDLYEAIERGEFPKWKMYIQVMTEKEARKLPYNPFDLTKVWYKGDFPLIPVGEFELNRNPDNYFAEVEQAAFAPSNIVPGLSFSPDRMLQARIFAYADAQRYRLGVNHYQLPVNAPKCPFRTFHRDGAMRFDGNLGSTLSYEPNSYGEWEHNTELAEPHLALEGGAGIHDFREDDNLYFEQPGKLFRLMSAEQQQRLFETTAAEMAPVEEFIKRRHILHCYLADPAYGEGVAKAMGLTLDGMDLTNPYTKK
- a CDS encoding AEC family transporter; its protein translation is MHYLSMIFFNIVTPILVLLFIGGILQKKFSFNLKAMSQLITYCFMPAAVLLNLYETAVQLSLIGQVALFILFFIGSQMLLSHLIAKLLRLPKQEAAVFKNSVVLINSGNYGIPVAQMIFATQPIGVAIQVIMVIFQNVTTYTYGLYNLISTAKSGKEILKDFFKMPIIYALILGILLNMLHIPIPQPLYIPLNYVAEGFVAVALITLGAQISQIEMRAMFNKVIFISCFTRLIVGPALALLVIFALGLDGVVAQSLLIASAFPTSRNSSSLALEYDVESDTAAQTVLFSTIVSCLTVTVVIYMSQILFG
- a CDS encoding S-layer homology domain-containing protein, with the protein product MKNNRFAQALLLSASVSLVAAPVSYAADASDAEKQAAAAVETKIKALTSSSTEQQVREVRQAYNALSAEAQKLITPAVFNILIAAEARIQREQEQAEKKAKEDAWAVEAMINRLTYSSSKEEVFAAKSAYDNLSVAAKNRVSNSSYNYLIKLLQEIAKEEAAIAAAKASAAAFDRYMANVTRQSSGTVLANARSYYNRLSYEAKQYVTTLSKLERLEQAYGKNPSGPPKQPTHPNTKQEDLTGIVDSQGTSDPVSLKYIPDNEFGTIVPGSTDLQFVRSGDELFAYIPSDIIYYQQEPITITASNGVNVKLPITDLKGYSGTVAVALTIENDKFHLSVKSRGNDITFRDYLEITIPKKELKASTNAIIYQTEGKLKRTRVPLTIKNDAFVVKTKTPGDFVASAIDSEANYSDIASDPNAFYINELGKRGILTGASGSSYLPTKSVTRADFAVMLARAANLSSSSPTPFNDVRGKAYVKEVQALHEKGIMPGSGRVYYNANGQMTRQQAAVILDRYLDYLGVDVYQISKAGNLHYKDVYMLTEVEQKSIALMDTLDIFTPSVNGEFRPNATLTRSEMARILYITMELAGLL
- a CDS encoding S-layer homology domain-containing protein, which codes for MLRSIFNIFVVISCFFMLTTLHAEAAGFKDVSKDHFAYKAVLWAQKYEIINGYSDGTFKPNEVITEQQFAKLLTNYFELDVAEDELKKQTAQENWSDVFYDSLASYGVPLNGYLHNGVRSQPVKRGVVAQAIAHLADGKHNLNGSIEFLLEHAISTGQNPKYENSDLQKFFGTKNNMTRAQVVTLLYRMDSMDFYYISDDAETIHENANNLSLNERAVQAKKQLDSSLQQGPSSNNIWQGNYSYIYQWGKGAYERNARYVTISNATSKDFYVKLSAYDGKYEGTTEGYAVITSAKKAIMQESVKGNRCIIEFEHLNNAIKVTEIDCGAERTNGTNFSGTLRKQ
- a CDS encoding VanZ family protein; translated protein: MISTYTGPIFVAALAFVMLAFVIWIPWLIYTYRKYGFLSISKTIIVFSFIFYFLAALFLVLLPLPETTNTCAMQKPDTQFFNLRPFQFVQDIVYETDIALKSPSTWVAIIKQPPFYQAFFNFLLLMPFGVYLRYFFKERKYWKRAFLLGLGLTLFYEITQVTGIYGIYNCPYRIFDVDDLLLNSTGSLLGFFIAPVIWALFPRHTDVVKHGQEMLAQNAITPLQILLAVIVDLALISISNMALSFIAIPQFFIQTALYVIIFAIIPLLLRGETLGMKLLKIRLVDERKEGFSAIGIMRRFAAIYSTYLVFKGLSIVSHIELNMDSPFYIYQVFISLGSFVVSVILVLILGIHVLRFFLARGKSRLYFDIVGKCVVKRK